GATTACCAGCAGCAGCATTTACCCATTATTTTGGACCTGTAGGTGGATTTGTAGTAACGATTTCTTTATTATTCTTTGTGGTTTCAACTTTGATAGTATTAGTTTTCTATGGAGAGAAACAGGCAGAATATCTTTTTGGTATTAAATTTTCAAAGGTTATGAGATATGTATATCTTGCATCAATATTTGTAGGAGCAGTAGGAGCAGCTCAATTATTGTGGCAATTTTTAGACATATTATTGGCTATGATAATACTACCAAATATGATAGCAGTATTTTTACTTCATAAAGATGTGGTTGAGCTTACAAAAGAATTTTTCACTTCAGAAAAGTATTATTTAAAGGATATAGGAAAGACAAAATAGTTATATAATAGATCGAAAAGCCTCGAGAATTTTCTCGGGGCTTTTCGTTGATATTTAACCAATATGTAAATGAAATATTGTATATAATTAAATTATGGTATAATAGTATAGGGTATAATAAAAATTAATTTCATTTTATTCAAGTCCAGTTTTGTAGAGAAATAGTGAAGTAAAGGAGATGTGATTATGGAAAAAGATTTGCTGTTGGATTTGATAAATGATTCTATTAGTGAAGGAGTCCATGTAATTGATGAATATGGAAAGACATTAGTATATAATCAAACCATGGCAGAACTGGAAGGATTAACTGTTAATGAAGTGATTGATAAAAATTTATTGGATGTATTACCTTCACTAAAGAATGAGAGTACTTTACTAAAGGTTTTAGAAACTGGACAACCTATAATTGAAAAGGTACAGACATATTTTAATAAAGAAGGTAAACAAATTACTACATTAAATTCTACTTTTCCCATAACACAACAAAGTAAAGTTATAGGGGCGATAGAAGTAGCAAAAGATATAAGTAAAATAAAAAAACTCAAGGAGCAAGCCTTATTTTTGGAAAATTCAGTGGAGCAGGACGAAAGTGAAAAAAATAAGAGAAATATATATAGATTTGAAGATATAATTGGATATTCCCCACAGATATTAAATGCAAAACAGATAGCTAGAATGGCAAGTAAAACATTTTCCAATGTACTTATCATTGGGGAATCAGGAACAGGAAAGGAGCTTTTTGCTCAAAGTATTCATAGTGCCAGTAATAGAAAAGATAAGCCTTTTGTTGCAGAGAATTGCGCTGCTTTGCCAGAAACCCTTTTAGAAGGGCTACTTTTTGGGACATCTAAGGGAGGATTTACTGGTGCTATAGATAGGCCTGGTTTATTTCAACAAGCTGATGGAGGAACATTGATGCTTGATGAGATAAACTCTATGCCATTAAATCTTCAAGTTAAATTATTAAGAGCTATACAGGAGGGGAAATTTAGGCCTATCGGTAGCGAAAGTGAACAACATGTAGATGTTAGAATTATAGCAGTAACCAATGAAGATCCTGTTAAGTCTATAAAAAAAGGAAAGTTAAGAAAGGATTTATTCTATAGATTAAGTGTAGTTAATTTATTTATTCCTCCTTTAAGAGAAAGGGAAGGAGATATAGATATTTTAACAGATTATTTTATAGAAAAACTTTCTAAAAAAATGGACAAGAGGGTGGGAGGATTAGATGATTCGGTTAAGGATTTTTTCCATAAATATAGTTGGCCAGGTAATGTCAGAGAATTAGAACATTTGTTGGAAGGGGCTATAAATCTTATCGAAAGTAATGAAAAAATAACTGTAGAGCATCTACCATATCATCTAAAAAGAAATATCTCGAATCAGTTTGATATAGATTCATTAAAAACTAAGAAAGTCAATATTTGTAAGTATGAAAAGATTAAAAAAGGAGAAATTGATTTATCTACTTACCTAAAAGAAGTAGAAGAAGAAGTTGTTAGAGAAGCATTAAAAGAAACTGATGGGAATATATCTAAAGCAGCAGCGATACTAGGTATTTCTAGGCAATCATTACAATATAAAATTAAAAGCAAATTGTTTTAATGGAGGGGATTATATGGATGATAACAATATTTTACAGT
This is a stretch of genomic DNA from Clostridiisalibacter paucivorans DSM 22131. It encodes these proteins:
- a CDS encoding sigma-54 interaction domain-containing protein; protein product: MEKDLLLDLINDSISEGVHVIDEYGKTLVYNQTMAELEGLTVNEVIDKNLLDVLPSLKNESTLLKVLETGQPIIEKVQTYFNKEGKQITTLNSTFPITQQSKVIGAIEVAKDISKIKKLKEQALFLENSVEQDESEKNKRNIYRFEDIIGYSPQILNAKQIARMASKTFSNVLIIGESGTGKELFAQSIHSASNRKDKPFVAENCAALPETLLEGLLFGTSKGGFTGAIDRPGLFQQADGGTLMLDEINSMPLNLQVKLLRAIQEGKFRPIGSESEQHVDVRIIAVTNEDPVKSIKKGKLRKDLFYRLSVVNLFIPPLREREGDIDILTDYFIEKLSKKMDKRVGGLDDSVKDFFHKYSWPGNVRELEHLLEGAINLIESNEKITVEHLPYHLKRNISNQFDIDSLKTKKVNICKYEKIKKGEIDLSTYLKEVEEEVVREALKETDGNISKAAAILGISRQSLQYKIKSKLF